The Acidianus manzaensis genome has a window encoding:
- a CDS encoding glycosyltransferase family 2 protein: MVLISVIITAHDRKDYLMQAVNSTLNQTLPRSEYEVIVVKNFEDYNKELEEKGVKTIIANNQEQGKDIVQALKIAEGEIISFLDDDDLFLPKKLEKVKKVFENKNIVYYHNAKQDFINNNIPTTIQNEKTEEKIVSTKNLTRQQVQQLIYQGALIYNSCISIRKDKLEKYNRYLDMMPLDIDIFYSTVALLSGLDIAIHKEILTLYRVHNKNVSYTRGLKFEDWLTYRRSRFERKILALNIMLKMIRDNLDLKDSNIKIVYNYLMSLLSENKLIVARLPSPYNKMNDSVKIMDIIRVIKVNFEVKSILSNLSVFAPNSIRIKLIKKWYELEKNTI, translated from the coding sequence ATGGTTTTAATTAGCGTAATAATTACTGCACATGATAGAAAAGACTACTTAATGCAAGCAGTAAACTCCACACTAAATCAAACACTACCAAGAAGCGAGTATGAAGTAATAGTTGTAAAAAACTTTGAAGATTATAACAAAGAATTAGAAGAAAAAGGAGTAAAAACAATAATTGCAAATAATCAAGAGCAAGGAAAAGACATAGTACAAGCTTTGAAAATTGCTGAAGGAGAGATAATTTCATTCTTAGATGATGACGACTTATTCTTGCCTAAAAAATTAGAAAAAGTGAAAAAAGTATTCGAAAACAAAAACATAGTATACTACCACAACGCAAAACAAGACTTTATTAATAATAATATCCCAACTACAATACAAAATGAGAAAACAGAAGAAAAAATAGTAAGCACAAAAAACCTAACAAGACAACAAGTACAACAATTAATATATCAAGGAGCATTAATTTATAACAGTTGTATAAGTATTAGGAAGGATAAACTAGAAAAATATAATAGATATCTAGATATGATGCCTTTAGATATTGATATATTTTATTCTACTGTTGCTTTATTATCTGGTTTAGATATAGCTATACATAAAGAAATTCTTACATTATATAGGGTACATAATAAAAATGTTAGTTATACGAGAGGATTAAAATTCGAGGACTGGTTAACATATAGAAGATCTAGATTTGAAAGAAAAATATTAGCGTTAAATATAATGCTAAAAATGATTAGAGATAATCTAGATTTGAAAGATAGTAATATTAAAATTGTATATAACTATTTGATGTCTCTTTTATCTGAAAATAAATTAATTGTTGCTAGATTACCCTCTCCTTATAATAAGATGAATGATAGTGTCAAAATTATGGATATAATAAGAGTAATTAAGGTAAATTTTGAGGTGAAATCTATATTATCCAATCTATCAGTTTTCGCTCCGAATTCAATAAGAATTAAATTGATTAAGAAATGGTATGAACTAGAAAAGAATACTATTTAA
- a CDS encoding alkaline phosphatase family protein, producing the protein MNKIRRRLVVLGLMIFILFLASFSFASLVHSEEETSTPIKHVVIIILENHSFDNIFGTYPFGTPEIINNITESVMRPVGLNISSDIPKNPSNLSEGVLHPYYANSIFLRDPTEGYTPYHIDWNNGSMNGFVEGSGTQSLAYLSYEQVPLLWDYAEEYTLADNYFSPVLAPTQPNRVAYLTGYPTSVIGDNFVSSVIPFKYTILYQLSENGVSWAYFDYGYKTNQSLPPFPLVVFSGSKDYSSHYFNTSQFIYDLKTGNLPSVSWLMFTGGDGHDTHSALDLHPPYNLTEGQVNLSYYINAIMDSKYWNSTAIFITFDEGGGFYDQVPPPIIYTYGEGCDHYLQELGIYNYSTLGQRIPLLIISPYSKEGFINNYTLSGYTILAFIDYNWHLPFLTQIVANSDLYGLLQSFNFSMLRPPVIITPKNWTYPIPLQYPIHYGYVAKIYNNYSNYYILYKDGYISNSTLSYVLKFSYVTQTNSVTSQTISTTSTMTTSTTNSEIETSKTFLNSSQISSLGCTPPVTPSRYTALVLIVGLAFFSLVVLSIIALRKIKK; encoded by the coding sequence ATGAATAAAATTAGGAGAAGGCTAGTAGTATTAGGATTGATGATTTTTATTTTATTTTTGGCATCATTTAGTTTTGCTTCACTAGTACATTCTGAAGAGGAAACTTCAACTCCAATTAAACACGTTGTAATAATTATATTGGAAAATCATTCATTTGATAATATCTTTGGAACATATCCTTTTGGAACACCTGAAATAATAAATAATATAACAGAATCAGTAATGAGGCCAGTAGGATTAAACATCAGTTCAGATATTCCTAAAAATCCATCCAATTTAAGCGAAGGAGTTCTCCATCCTTATTATGCTAACTCTATTTTTCTAAGAGATCCTACAGAAGGTTATACTCCATATCATATAGATTGGAATAATGGAAGTATGAATGGTTTCGTAGAAGGTTCTGGAACTCAATCTTTAGCTTACCTCTCATATGAACAAGTTCCTCTCCTCTGGGATTATGCAGAAGAATACACTTTAGCTGATAATTACTTTTCTCCAGTTTTAGCCCCTACACAACCTAATAGAGTAGCTTATCTAACTGGATATCCTACATCAGTAATTGGAGATAATTTTGTATCATCAGTAATTCCATTTAAATATACAATTTTATATCAATTATCTGAAAACGGAGTTTCATGGGCATATTTTGATTACGGATATAAAACTAATCAATCTCTTCCTCCATTTCCGTTAGTAGTATTTTCTGGATCTAAAGATTATTCTTCACATTATTTTAATACAAGCCAATTTATTTACGATCTCAAAACCGGTAATTTACCTTCAGTTTCTTGGTTAATGTTTACTGGAGGAGACGGTCACGATACTCATTCTGCCTTAGATTTACATCCTCCTTATAATTTAACTGAAGGACAAGTTAATTTATCCTACTATATTAATGCTATAATGGACAGCAAATATTGGAATTCCACAGCAATTTTTATCACTTTTGATGAAGGAGGAGGATTTTATGATCAAGTTCCTCCACCAATTATTTATACGTACGGAGAAGGTTGTGATCATTATCTTCAAGAATTAGGCATATATAATTACTCTACACTTGGCCAAAGAATACCTTTACTTATAATATCTCCATATTCAAAAGAAGGATTCATCAACAATTATACATTATCTGGATATACTATTTTGGCTTTTATAGACTATAACTGGCATTTACCATTTTTAACACAAATAGTAGCAAACTCTGACTTATATGGATTATTACAATCATTTAACTTCTCAATGCTTAGACCACCAGTTATAATAACTCCAAAAAATTGGACCTATCCCATACCTCTTCAATATCCTATACATTACGGATACGTAGCAAAAATATACAATAATTATTCAAATTACTATATCCTTTATAAGGACGGATACATCTCTAACTCAACTTTATCTTATGTTTTAAAATTTTCTTACGTTACACAGACTAATTCAGTTACCTCACAAACTATTTCAACAACCAGTACTATGACCACTAGCACAACTAATTCCGAAATAGAAACTTCTAAGACGTTTCTAAATTCTAGTCAAATATCATCTCTCGGATGCACTCCTCCAGTAACGCCAAGTAGATACACAGCATTAGTTCTAATCGTAGGACTTGCATTCTTTAGTTTAGTAGTCCTTTCAATAATAGCATTAAGGAAAATTAAAAAATAA
- a CDS encoding FkbM family methyltransferase yields MKSKITNLLGVRPLSFRDLYLMANFVLDHKNIKAMENDHRLVKIKYNNIIWNLRYSMLDFDLGIIMGTHELEIIKWVDFRTLRTFVDVGAYIGTYTLRAAYYGANVYAFEPNPYSYSILERNIADNNFNNVKLYNVALYDQPAEMDICIGDVGSSLIRECNNQFKVKTLTLDSINFDEKIDLIKIDAEGAEYPILKGGLKTLDITQKILIEITKDEQDIHNLLVSRGFKIAKKGKTNETTQYILYER; encoded by the coding sequence ATGAAATCAAAAATTACTAACTTACTAGGAGTACGTCCGCTAAGCTTTAGAGATTTATATCTAATGGCGAATTTTGTTCTCGATCATAAAAATATTAAGGCAATGGAAAATGATCATAGATTAGTAAAAATTAAGTATAATAATATTATATGGAATTTGCGATATTCTATGCTAGATTTTGATTTAGGAATAATAATGGGTACACATGAGTTAGAAATAATTAAATGGGTTGATTTCAGAACATTAAGAACTTTTGTTGACGTAGGAGCTTACATAGGAACATATACGCTAAGAGCAGCATATTATGGAGCTAATGTTTACGCTTTTGAACCAAATCCTTATAGTTATTCTATTTTAGAACGTAATATTGCTGATAATAATTTTAATAATGTCAAATTATATAATGTGGCATTATATGACCAGCCTGCGGAAATGGATATATGTATAGGTGATGTGGGTTCTTCTTTAATCAGAGAATGTAATAATCAATTTAAAGTAAAAACGTTGACCCTAGATAGTATTAATTTTGATGAAAAAATTGATTTAATTAAAATTGATGCTGAAGGAGCTGAATATCCTATACTTAAAGGAGGATTAAAAACATTAGATATAACTCAAAAAATTTTAATTGAAATTACAAAAGATGAACAAGATATTCATAACCTTTTAGTGTCTAGAGGATTTAAGATAGCAAAAAAGGGCAAAACTAATGAAACTACTCAGTATATTCTTTACGAGAGATAA
- a CDS encoding winged helix-turn-helix domain-containing protein, with product MTEKTKRSHYEIIYDVLLSCINGTKKTRLMYNANLSFQLLNKYLDLLINKGLIMKKDDKYVITEKGLQYIKYHQMLKEKKHEIDEILKKLNECIQNP from the coding sequence ATGACTGAAAAGACAAAGAGATCTCATTATGAAATAATTTATGATGTACTTTTATCATGTATTAATGGAACTAAAAAAACTAGATTAATGTATAATGCTAACTTAAGCTTTCAACTGCTTAATAAGTATCTAGACCTATTAATAAATAAAGGACTTATTATGAAAAAGGATGACAAATACGTTATCACTGAAAAAGGTTTACAATATATCAAATATCATCAAATGCTTAAAGAGAAAAAACACGAAATAGACGAGATTTTGAAGAAATTGAATGAATGTATACAAAATCCATAA
- a CDS encoding FkbM family methyltransferase, with product MLDTTHYNILLKRFFYYYRIAFKNWYSILNELRRGKRKDIEVIFRNGNETYCSYDCIRSIVDLLQKYNYDLSKILNFISKKQLLSELNDENKSYSDYLFLLSGWIKEDNVWIYAKYNLKVLHLSGVFLETFASEEYNTDVSSKEVVDVGANVGDTALYFALKGAKKVYAFEPLPSIYEKALGNIKLNNLENKILLFNAGVSSKDEVIKVPSNVSIGKSSVYSVNNQGDVEVPVFSLEKIVKEIVKEPYLLKMDCEGCEADIIMNSKPEILSSFDKIIFEHHYSRTKVKANSLMKKLEELDYTCKLKKSFPSRPAKYLGIIYCEKKK from the coding sequence ATGCTAGACACTACTCACTATAACATTTTATTAAAGCGATTTTTCTATTATTATAGGATCGCTTTTAAAAATTGGTATTCAATTCTTAATGAACTTAGAAGAGGAAAGAGAAAAGATATTGAAGTTATTTTCAGGAATGGTAATGAAACTTACTGCTCATATGATTGCATCAGAAGTATTGTAGATCTATTACAAAAATATAATTATGATTTAAGTAAGATTTTAAATTTTATATCTAAAAAACAATTGCTTTCTGAGTTAAATGACGAAAATAAATCATACTCAGATTATCTTTTTTTATTATCTGGTTGGATTAAAGAAGATAATGTTTGGATTTATGCTAAGTATAATTTGAAGGTACTTCATCTTTCTGGAGTTTTTCTTGAAACATTCGCTTCTGAAGAATATAATACTGATGTTTCAAGTAAGGAAGTTGTTGATGTTGGTGCTAATGTTGGTGATACTGCATTATATTTTGCTTTGAAGGGAGCAAAGAAAGTTTACGCTTTTGAACCTTTACCATCAATTTATGAGAAAGCTTTAGGAAATATTAAGTTGAACAATTTGGAAAATAAAATTCTTTTATTTAATGCTGGAGTTAGTAGTAAAGACGAAGTAATAAAAGTACCATCTAATGTTAGTATTGGGAAAAGTAGTGTTTATTCTGTTAATAATCAAGGTGATGTTGAAGTTCCTGTTTTCTCTTTAGAGAAGATTGTGAAAGAGATTGTAAAAGAACCTTACTTGTTGAAGATGGATTGCGAAGGATGTGAGGCTGATATTATTATGAATAGTAAGCCAGAAATACTTTCGTCATTTGACAAGATTATTTTTGAACATCATTACTCTAGAACTAAGGTAAAAGCAAACTCGTTAATGAAGAAGTTAGAAGAATTAGATTATACTTGTAAACTAAAAAAATCATTTCCATCTCGTCCTGCAAAGTATTTGGGGATAATTTATTGTGAGAAAAAGAAATAA
- a CDS encoding NAD-dependent epimerase/dehydratase family protein: MKYLVIGGAGFLGSHLINSLDGEITIVDDLSTVKYFEKKPGINFIRQKIENFETNEKYDYVIDLAARPSPEDYINHPVETALSNSIGTYKALEIARKSDAIFFYTSSSEIYGHAEIIPTPETYWGKVNPNGIRSCYDESKRFSEALIMSYLRQYGLDVRIQRPFNVYGPKLREDGSYGRVISRFIYQALKGEDITIFGDGNQTRAFLYVSDWVEATKKMLGKGLKGTILNIGSDKEMKIIELANTILSMTKSESKIKFLPPREDDPPRRAADISKAKKILNWEPKVNIEEGLKITIEWFKGVLN, translated from the coding sequence ATGAAATATTTGGTAATAGGTGGTGCTGGTTTTCTAGGATCTCACCTTATTAATTCTTTAGATGGTGAAATAACAATAGTTGATGATTTATCTACAGTAAAATATTTTGAGAAAAAACCTGGCATAAACTTCATAAGGCAAAAAATTGAAAACTTTGAAACTAATGAAAAATACGATTACGTAATAGACTTAGCAGCTAGACCATCACCAGAAGACTACATAAATCATCCAGTAGAAACAGCACTATCTAACTCTATAGGAACTTACAAAGCGTTAGAAATCGCAAGGAAAAGTGACGCAATCTTCTTTTACACTTCCTCATCAGAAATATATGGTCACGCAGAAATAATTCCAACTCCCGAAACTTATTGGGGAAAAGTAAATCCTAACGGAATCAGAAGTTGCTATGATGAAAGCAAACGCTTCTCAGAAGCACTAATAATGTCATACTTAAGACAATACGGACTAGACGTAAGAATACAAAGACCATTCAACGTTTACGGTCCAAAACTCAGAGAAGACGGTTCATACGGAAGAGTAATCTCACGTTTCATTTACCAAGCACTAAAAGGAGAAGACATAACAATCTTCGGTGACGGAAACCAAACTAGAGCATTCTTATACGTTAGCGACTGGGTAGAAGCTACAAAAAAGATGCTAGGCAAAGGATTAAAAGGAACAATATTAAACATCGGATCAGATAAAGAAATGAAAATTATCGAACTAGCCAATACTATTTTATCAATGACTAAGAGCGAATCCAAAATTAAATTCCTCCCTCCTAGAGAAGATGATCCACCTAGAAGGGCTGCTGATATAAGTAAAGCCAAAAAAATTTTAAATTGGGAACCAAAAGTTAATATTGAAGAAGGATTAAAAATAACTATAGAATGGTTTAAAGGTGTATTAAATTGA
- a CDS encoding sugar phosphate nucleotidyltransferase, with translation MEAIITAAGLGTRMLPASKEIPKEMFPVPFRGSFKPVIQIIFEQFYDFGVRDFVMVVGRGKRVIEDHFTPDYDFVYYLEGLGKGRQARELEEFYGKIERSNIAFVNQSSPEGFGDAVLRAKPFVHSDFVVAAADTIIDGLPNMVVNSFLVTWVSNPRPYGVVSLDGDRVVSVEEKPVDPKSNWIIVPYYHFDYRVFDALEFVRRGRGNSKVEVQLTDAIKYLIDGGVDFRAIKVDRMYDLGNVENYISSLKLILQSSESFVV, from the coding sequence ATGGAGGCTATTATTACTGCTGCTGGTTTAGGTACTAGGATGCTTCCGGCATCTAAGGAGATTCCTAAGGAGATGTTTCCTGTTCCTTTTAGGGGTTCTTTTAAGCCTGTTATTCAGATTATTTTTGAGCAGTTTTATGATTTTGGTGTTAGGGATTTTGTTATGGTTGTGGGTAGGGGTAAGAGGGTTATAGAGGATCATTTTACTCCTGATTATGATTTTGTGTATTATTTGGAGGGTTTGGGTAAGGGTAGGCAGGCTAGGGAGTTGGAGGAGTTTTATGGTAAGATTGAGAGGAGTAATATTGCTTTTGTTAATCAGTCTTCGCCGGAGGGTTTTGGTGATGCTGTTTTGAGGGCTAAGCCTTTTGTTCATTCGGATTTTGTTGTTGCTGCTGCTGATACTATTATTGATGGTTTGCCTAATATGGTGGTTAATTCTTTTTTGGTAACTTGGGTTAGTAATCCTAGGCCTTATGGTGTTGTTTCTCTTGATGGTGATAGGGTTGTGAGTGTTGAGGAGAAGCCTGTTGATCCTAAGTCTAATTGGATTATTGTTCCTTATTATCATTTTGATTATAGGGTGTTTGATGCTTTGGAGTTTGTTAGGAGGGGGAGGGGTAATTCTAAGGTTGAGGTTCAGCTTACTGATGCGATCAAGTATTTGATTGATGGTGGTGTTGATTTTCGTGCTATAAAGGTTGATAGGATGTATGATTTGGGTAATGTTGAGAATTATATATCTTCTTTGAAGTTAATATTGCAATCTTCTGAGAGTTTTGTTGTTTGA
- a CDS encoding LamG-like jellyroll fold domain-containing protein, whose protein sequence is MPNYNRREVLDLLTKSGILAGAAIASGLAQNKAKNVLASSQTIQLSELLGIVIQNENSYTAYNNDGVVFDGSCSDGSGTCGIYELIQSLTSAGYTQGKIGLIGNFYPVNSPQLQGNFVLTGDSQIYLNAQSVPFFVQIQKTPNVKLLWYQNAGIINTIASKRNVFSIGNPYFLLRGPSSNLIYTKNTIGQPTQFTISFWALGYGYPSYGGGHFLTYGTLSNGVSWKIQGYGSGNISFKNGSNTEVAGRFTQNIAQPFHVVIAYNNGSVTIYINGEEVASGNVPITYQSNNYLWIGNFPINYQMEGLANDNEYPTPYISNIQIYNTVLNGNQIAILASSQNQDPVDYSSIIFWALYSQIVHAGDLITGNGFERMVSLSTSGAI, encoded by the coding sequence ATGCCAAACTACAATAGAAGAGAAGTATTGGATTTGTTAACCAAATCTGGAATATTGGCAGGAGCAGCAATAGCTTCAGGATTAGCGCAAAATAAAGCTAAAAATGTATTAGCATCTTCTCAAACTATTCAATTATCTGAATTATTAGGCATAGTAATTCAAAATGAAAACTCATATACAGCATATAATAATGATGGAGTAGTTTTTGATGGATCGTGCTCAGACGGATCTGGAACATGCGGAATATATGAGCTTATTCAATCTTTAACTTCAGCAGGATATACTCAAGGTAAAATAGGATTAATAGGGAATTTTTACCCAGTAAACTCTCCTCAACTCCAAGGAAATTTCGTTCTAACTGGTGACTCTCAAATTTACTTAAATGCTCAAAGTGTACCCTTTTTTGTACAAATACAAAAAACGCCAAACGTTAAATTACTATGGTATCAGAATGCAGGGATTATCAATACTATAGCCAGTAAAAGAAACGTATTCTCAATAGGTAATCCATACTTCTTACTTAGAGGTCCTTCAAGTAATTTAATTTACACTAAAAACACAATTGGACAGCCAACTCAATTTACAATATCCTTCTGGGCATTAGGATATGGATATCCTAGTTACGGTGGAGGGCATTTCTTGACTTATGGAACATTAAGTAACGGAGTTTCTTGGAAAATACAAGGATATGGTTCAGGCAATATCTCGTTTAAGAATGGATCAAATACAGAAGTAGCAGGTAGGTTTACTCAAAATATAGCTCAGCCTTTTCACGTTGTTATAGCCTATAATAATGGAAGTGTTACAATTTACATTAACGGAGAGGAAGTTGCGTCTGGTAATGTACCTATCACTTATCAATCAAATAATTACTTATGGATAGGTAATTTTCCAATAAATTATCAAATGGAAGGTTTAGCGAATGATAATGAATATCCAACACCATATATTTCTAATATACAGATATATAATACTGTACTTAATGGAAATCAAATAGCAATACTAGCTTCTTCCCAGAATCAAGATCCTGTTGACTATAGTAGTATAATATTTTGGGCATTATACTCTCAGATAGTGCATGCAGGAGATTTAATTACTGGCAATGGATTTGAAAGAATGGTAAGTTTATCGACAAGTGGAGCAATATGA
- a CDS encoding glycosyltransferase family 4 protein, with product MMESIYPQRGGIHEQVYLLYNELTKIQDNIEVKIIPYSTRKAEENGKKLLWLRQLSPGFISKIVSEKFDVIISETAWPIIPSLISSKRLKSKCILHLHSVESKQDVGLSKMGKTIISIFESFSKYCDIILVPSKIEASLIKNKTVIFPNVIDVESFEKESPINLKKPAIVFVGGMGYPPNREAAEIIIRIAEKIKTKTKKNMNFYLVGPSPPEVSEPVYTTGYVRSTIPYILGADICIAPLRRGGGVKLKILEYMAAGKPIIATREAVKGIDEIKYINAETEDEFIEAILDILDNRVNIDFTKNKDIVMENHNPKIQAKKLIDLVNKLNI from the coding sequence ATGATGGAGAGTATATATCCACAAAGAGGAGGTATACATGAACAAGTATACTTATTATATAATGAGTTAACAAAGATTCAAGACAATATAGAAGTCAAGATTATTCCTTATTCTACGAGAAAAGCAGAAGAAAACGGAAAGAAATTGCTATGGTTGAGACAATTATCTCCAGGCTTTATAAGTAAAATAGTTTCAGAAAAATTTGACGTAATTATATCAGAAACAGCCTGGCCAATTATTCCTTCATTAATATCTTCTAAAAGACTGAAATCTAAATGCATACTACATTTACATTCGGTTGAATCTAAGCAAGATGTAGGACTATCAAAAATGGGTAAAACGATAATTTCAATATTCGAAAGTTTTTCAAAATATTGTGATATTATACTAGTTCCATCAAAAATAGAAGCATCACTAATAAAGAATAAAACTGTAATATTTCCTAATGTAATAGATGTAGAAAGTTTCGAAAAAGAATCTCCTATTAATTTGAAAAAACCTGCAATAGTTTTTGTAGGTGGTATGGGATATCCACCAAATAGAGAGGCAGCAGAAATCATAATTAGAATAGCAGAAAAAATTAAAACAAAAACAAAGAAAAATATGAATTTCTATCTTGTTGGTCCTTCTCCTCCAGAAGTTTCAGAACCTGTTTATACAACTGGATATGTAAGATCTACAATACCATATATTTTAGGAGCAGATATTTGTATAGCTCCATTGAGGAGAGGTGGAGGTGTAAAATTAAAAATATTAGAATACATGGCTGCAGGAAAGCCCATCATAGCTACTAGAGAAGCAGTAAAAGGAATAGACGAGATTAAGTATATAAATGCAGAGACTGAAGACGAATTCATTGAAGCGATATTAGATATCTTAGATAATAGAGTAAATATAGACTTCACTAAGAATAAAGATATAGTTATGGAGAATCATAATCCCAAAATACAAGCAAAAAAGCTAATTGATCTAGTAAATAAATTAAACATATAA
- a CDS encoding UDP-glucose dehydrogenase family protein, translating to MKIGIVGLGVVGLSTGVVLADQGHEILGVDIDEKRVSGLECRKSPIYEPELQELLVKNFDKMKFSTDYSILSDADVIFITVSTPTVNGKIYLNYVFDASKKIAETVKKSSTIVIKSTVVPGTARKVKEILGHNLKVVVNPEFLKEGNAIRDTRNPDRIVIGSEDKESGDLIEKLWSFTNSPVIRTSFEEAEMIKYAANSFLALKISFINEIANLCEKLPNCDVEVIAKAIGFDKRISPYFLSAGLGWGGSCFPKDTLALTSFAREKEEILKTIEAAIEVNQERPARAIKMLKELTEIKGKTICVLGLAFKPNTDDTRESVALKIIDLLRKEGAKVIAYDPKAKSNVEMVTLDECISRGEGVIVATEWDEFRGLEEKLKGKFVVDGRRILDPSKMDRSHFRAVGLGV from the coding sequence TTGAAAATAGGAATAGTAGGATTAGGCGTAGTAGGATTATCTACTGGAGTAGTTCTAGCAGATCAAGGTCACGAAATATTAGGAGTTGATATTGACGAGAAAAGAGTATCAGGTTTAGAATGTAGAAAATCTCCAATTTATGAACCAGAATTACAAGAATTGCTAGTAAAAAATTTTGATAAAATGAAATTCTCTACAGACTATTCCATCTTATCTGATGCTGACGTAATTTTTATCACAGTTTCTACGCCTACGGTAAATGGTAAAATTTACTTGAATTACGTATTTGACGCGTCAAAAAAGATCGCAGAAACAGTCAAAAAATCTTCAACCATAGTAATAAAAAGTACCGTAGTGCCAGGAACAGCTAGAAAAGTAAAAGAAATTCTAGGACACAATTTAAAAGTAGTAGTTAATCCAGAATTTTTGAAAGAAGGGAATGCTATAAGGGATACTAGGAATCCAGATAGAATCGTTATAGGTAGTGAGGATAAGGAATCTGGAGATTTGATTGAAAAATTATGGTCTTTTACTAATTCTCCAGTTATAAGGACTAGCTTTGAGGAGGCTGAAATGATAAAGTACGCAGCTAATTCGTTTTTAGCGTTAAAAATTTCATTTATAAATGAAATAGCAAACTTATGCGAAAAACTCCCTAATTGTGACGTTGAAGTAATAGCTAAAGCAATAGGATTTGATAAGAGAATTTCACCATACTTTCTATCAGCAGGTTTAGGATGGGGAGGATCTTGTTTCCCAAAAGATACTTTAGCTTTAACCTCATTCGCTAGAGAAAAAGAAGAAATCCTAAAAACTATAGAAGCAGCAATAGAAGTTAATCAAGAAAGACCAGCCAGAGCAATAAAAATGCTAAAAGAGTTGACGGAAATTAAGGGTAAGACAATTTGCGTATTGGGATTAGCTTTTAAACCTAATACTGATGATACGAGGGAGAGCGTGGCATTAAAAATCATTGATTTACTGAGGAAGGAGGGTGCTAAGGTTATAGCTTATGATCCTAAAGCTAAATCTAACGTAGAAATGGTGACTCTTGATGAGTGTATAAGTCGTGGAGAAGGGGTAATAGTTGCTACTGAATGGGATGAATTTAGAGGGTTGGAGGAGAAGTTGAAGGGTAAGTTTGTGGTTGATGGGAGGAGGATTTTGGATCCTAGCAAAATGGATAGAAGTCACTTTAGGGCTGTTGGTTTGGGTGTTTAG